A genomic region of Caenorhabditis elegans chromosome V contains the following coding sequences:
- the srj-57 gene encoding Serpentine Receptor, class J (Partially confirmed by transcript evidence): MIDDWFFLYVPRTICALTFLVNPVFVYLIFTEKSANFGNYRFLLLYFAIFNLIYSVVNVVVPLDIHSYRYCFFLTVRHGWFFEASEINFHMMTGRCSLVAASYAVLLIHFIYRYLVIHNSSLTRNNFHWYLTISAFVFVLYFATWHAICYFPGRANVEIREYIRKDFFEIYGTDSMDFNMLGALFNEGSAETTFTSWLAVMMWSAVSVASIISFLIMARMIMYKLNKMTVNASKRTSKFQLELLRALIVQTVIPIFISFSPCLLCWYSPMFGIQLARGFNYFEVSALGVFACVDPVAIILCLPIFRKRIFNFWRGVPSLAVGAKESTDQRNS, translated from the exons ATGATCGACGATTGGTTTTTTCTATACGTTCCGCGAACTATCTGCGCGCTCACGTTTTTGGTGAATCCTGTGTTTGTCTATCTGATTTTCACTGAGAAATCCGCAAACTTCGGtaactatcgatttttgctcctgtatttcgcaattttcaatttgatataTTCAGTTGTGAATGTAGTCGTTCCGTTG GACATTCATAGCTACCGATACTGCTTCTTCCTAACAGTGAGACATGGTTGGTTTTTCGAAGCTTCCGAAATCAACTTCCACATGATGACTGGCCGTTGCTCCTTGGTAGCTGCAAGCTACGCGGTTCTCCTCATACATTTCATCTATCGGTACCTTGTGATCCATAACTCTAGCCTAACTAGAAATAACTTTCACTGGTATTTGACCATATCGGCGTTCGTTTTCGTCTTGTACTTTGCGACATGGCACGCGATTTGTTACTTCCCAGGACGTGCGAATGTGGAAATCAGAGAATACATTCGCAAGGACTTTTTCGAGATTTACGGCACTGATTCAATGGATTTCAATATGCTAGGAGCATTGTTTAAC GAAGGATCAGCTGAGACGACTTTCACATCTTGGTTGGCAGTAATGATGTGGTCCGCGGTATCAGTTGCATCCATTATTTCATTTCTAATCATGGCTCGAATG ATAATGTACAAGCTGAACAAGATGACTGTCAATGCTAGTAAGAGAACCTCCAAGTTTCAATTGGAGCTATTGAGAGCGTTGATTGTCCAAACAGTGATCCCAATTTTTATCAGCTTTTCCCCGTGTCTTCTTTGCTGGTACAGTCCAATGTTTGGCATTCAACTAGCAAG AGGATTCAACTACTTCGAAGTCAGTGCACTTGGAGTGTTTGCATGCGTGGACCCGGTGGCCATAATCCTGTGTCttccgattttccgaaaaagaattttcaatttttggagggGAGTTCCATCACTTGCAGTTGGCGCAAAAGAGAGCACGGATCA
- the srj-55 gene encoding Serpentine Receptor, class J (Predicted) codes for MLDQWFFLYIPLIFCGLSFLVNPVFIYLIFTEKSTNFGNYRYLLLYFALFNLIYSVVYVAVPLDIHSYRYCFFLTVRNGWFSEASEINFGIIALRCTMVAASYAVLLIHFIYRYLVIQNSSLTRHNFHWYLTISAVVFVVYFATWYAICYFPGRANVEIKEYIRKDFFEIYGTDSMDYNMLGALFHDGSNETVYLSWVATMTWTAISTASIIAFTVMTRMIVRKLRKISTNASKKTSKFQFELLRALIVQTVIPILISFSPCLLCWYSPMFGIPLAREINYLEICAFGVFPFADPVAIILCLPVFRKRIFCSCKSVPASVAGTTNSTNQRNS; via the exons ATCCCGCTTATATTCTGCGGGCTCTCGTTTCTAGTAAATCCAGTGTTcatatatttgatttttactgaaaaatcaacgaatttTGGTAACTACCGATACCTTCTTTTGTACTTTGCTTTGTTCAATCTGATCTATTCGGTCGTTTATGTAGCTGTTCCATTG GACATCCATAGCTACCGCTACTGCTTCTTTCTCACGGTGAGAAATGGCTGGTTCTCCGAAGCTTCCGAGATCAACTTCGGCATAATCGCTTTACGTTGTACAATGGTAGCTGCAAGCTACGCAGTTCTCCTCATCCACTTCATCTATCGGTACCTCGTGATCCAGAACTCTAGCCTTACAAGACATAATTTTCATTGGTATCTGACCATATCGGCGGTCGTTTTTGTCGTGTACTTTGCGACGTGGTATGCGATTTGTTACTTCCCTGGACGAGCGAATGTGGAAATCAAAGAGTATATTCGCAaagattttttcgagatttatGGCACCGACTCAATGGATTACAACATGCTCGGAGCATTGTTTCAC GATGGATCAAATGAAACTGTTTACCTATCTTGGGTTGCCACCATGACGTGGACCGCAATATCGACGGCATCCATAATAGCATTTACAGTCATGACAAGAATG attGTTCGAAAGCTGAGAAAAATCTCAACAAACGCGAGTAAAAAAAcatccaaatttcaatttgagcTCTTGAGAGCCCTAATTGTCCAAACCGTAATCCCGATCTTGATCAGCTTCTCGCCATGTCTTCTTTGCTGGTACAGTCCAATGTTTGGCATTCCGTTGGCCAG AGAAATCAACTACTTGGAAATCTGTGCTTTTGGAGTTTTTCCATTTGCCGATCCCGTGGCAATAATCTTGTGCCttccagtttttcgaaaacggATTTTCTGTTCTTGCAAAAGTGTACCAGCATCGGTGGCCGGCACAACAAATAGCACAAATCAGCGGAATAGTTAA